In Candida orthopsilosis Co 90-125, chromosome 6 draft sequence, the following are encoded in one genomic region:
- a CDS encoding Bmt4 beta-mannosyltransferase (required for elongation of beta-mannose chains the acid-labile fraction of cell wall phosphopeptidomannan) → MFKKYLPLFPKPRQIRKTYLAIPFIIITLVLLHFLNTYDTVKQWSSQVVGGTKLPISSYYKKKPITILPSDYSTALRIDHNITENKNDIVRYHGSASALSTYITNQTYTPHHIALFASTPVLSVFEKEEDATKDTSCANLQLDKSVSITKSVEFKHDWKIIAQTLLNQITHDDSLKEIAGFFKGKLGKYIEQDALNEKHFYKFAGTSVWLSKYGVHLMVSRLLFTQTARKADPQISLLYAQIYDENWQELSNVDLVLPIIDDDGERKYEIVNFPRVMSVPFYHNSKKTKKRWYGPEDTRLLLSKNEYGDEEPIIIFNAFHRQVLQTTEDSNGEKTPAKYAFYRSMFMGYLLRYQRGKQNVDAGQDTHASKTRYNKVVELRIEGQQRQKVEKNWTPFINPSERKSSVFNGGDEHLYIVYQWDNLKILKCELANAKEDSTCQVVFKQNNDASKVGPVRGGTELIPIKTKSNLDQVWIGFLRAHIDKCGCGKAMYRPNFIVLGEKDGQFKLSHLSSSISFNMAVDGWKYAEVQCGRRDPNVLIPNGISIYEAKQDYLSLILSVADKNDNLIHVNGIKKMVGELDLNWENSAATTATKKSPLISCVVEKSTEFCKEYGLEQDKLGVTETARKKAKEAAEKAKAEKEKAKQGQEGAGEEAGKTDEKQSQPAKGEESSNNQNAEPQQQQAQPENEQNVEQQQPAQPQAEQKAEQGSEQGSEQGSEQGSEQKAEQNVNAQQQEAPKANEQSDSSSQQEQQPAQQDDHPNEDQKDRTNESENKPEQKVV, encoded by the coding sequence ATGTTCAAGAAATACCTTCCGTTGTTTCCCAAGCCTAGACAGATTAGGAAAACGTACTTGGCCATTCCATTTATTATAATCACATTGGTACTTCTTCATTTCCTCAATACTTATGATACAGTTAAACAATGGTCTAGTCAGGTGGTTGGAGGTACTAAACTACCCATTTCCTCTTACtataaaaagaaaccaaTTACTATATTACCGTCGGATTATAGTACTGCGTTGAGAATAGATCATAATATTACTGAAAACAAGAATGATATTGTTCGATACCATGGCAGTGCCAGTGCGTTGAGTACATATATAACTAATCAAACCTATACACCCCACCATATAGCCTTATTTGCATCGACACCAGTATTATCTgtctttgaaaaagaagaagacgCAACAAAAGATACAAGTTGTGCCAATCTACAATTGGACAAACTGGTATCAATCACCAAAAGTGTTGAATTTAAACATGATTGGAAAATAATTGCCCAAACTTTATTAAATCAAATTACTCACGATGATAGTTTAAAGGAAATTGCTGGTTTTTTCAAAGGTAAACTTGGCAAATatattgaacaagatgCATTAAATGAAAAACATTTTTATAAATTTGCTGGTACATCAGTATGGTTGTCCAAATATGGAGTACATTTAATGGTTTCACGTTTATTGTTCACTCAAACAGCAAGGAAAGCAGATCCACAAATTTCTTTACTTTATGCACAAATTTATGACGAAAATTGGCAAGAATTATCCAATGTTGATTTGGTTTTACCAATTatcgatgatgatggtgaacGTAAATACGAGATTGTTAACTTCCCTCGCGTTATGTCAGTTCCATTTTATCATAATTCTAAGAAGACTAAAAAAAGATGGTATGGTCCTGAAGATACTCGATTGCTATTGAGTAAGAATGAATATGGGGACGAAGAGCcaatcatcattttcaatgcTTTCCATAGACAAGTTTTACAAACTACTGAGGATTCAAATGGCGAGAAAACTCCAGCCAAGTATGCCTTTTATCGACTGATGTTTATGGGGTATTTATTGAGATACCAACGTGGTAAGCAAAATGTTGACGCTGGTCAAGATACTCATGCATCGAAAACAAGGTACAATAAAGTTGTTGAGTTGAGAATCGAAGGGCAACAGCGTCAAAAAGTTGAGAAGAACTGGACTCCATTCATCAATCCACTGGAAAGGAAATCGTCCGTTTTCAATGGAGGTGATGAGCATCTTTATATCGTTTATCAATGggataatttgaaaattttgaaatgtgaATTGGCCAATGCTAAGGAGGATTCCACATGTCAAGTTGtattcaaacaaaataatgATGCCAGTAAAGTTGGTCCAGTTAGAGGAGGTACAGAATTAATACCAATCAAgaccaaatccaatttggaTCAAGTTTGGATTGGATTTCTTAGAGCTCATATTGATAAATGCGGATGCGGAAAGGCAATGTATAGACccaatttcattgttttggGAGAAAAAGATGGTCAATTTAAATTATCTCATCTTTCATCATCCATTTCATTTAATATGGCAGTTGATGGATGGAAATATGCTGAAGTACAATGTGGAAGGAGGGATCCGAATGTATTGATCCCCAATGGTATATCAATATATGAAGCAAAACAAGATTATTTAAGTTTAATTTTATCAGTTGCCGACAAGAATGATAATTTAATTCATGTAAATGGTATTAAAAAAATGGTTGGTGaacttgatttgaattgggaAAATTCAGCTGCAACAACAGCTACAAAGAAAAGTCCATTAATTTCatgtgttgttgaaaaaagtaCTGAATTTTGTAAAGAGTATGGATTGGAACAAGATAAATTGGGTGTTACTGAGACAGCTAGAAAAAAAGCCAAGGAAGCAGCAGAGAAGGCCAAAGCCGAGAAAGAAAAGGCTAAACAAGGACAAGAGGGGGCTGGAGAAGAAGCTGGTAAAACTGATGAAAAACAAAGTCAGCCGGCGAAAGGAGAAGAGTCATCGAATAACCAAAATGCCGAAccgcaacaacaacaagctcAGCCCGaaaatgaacaaaatgtggaacaacagcaaccaGCACAACCACAAGCTGAACAGAAAGCAGAACAGGGATCTGAACAGGGATCTGAACAGGGATCTGAACAGGGATCTGAACAGAAAGCTGAACAGAATGTAAAtgcacaacaacaagaggCACCAAAGGCGAATGAACAAAGTGATTCTTCATcacaacaagaacaacaaccagCTCAACAAGATGATCATCCAAATGaagatcaaaaagataGAACAAATGAATCAGAAAACAAACCAGAACAAAAAGTAGTCTGA
- a CDS encoding Bmt6 beta-mannosyltransferase — MVKSGIRWFRSISRRFLIIVVIVLLAIFPIHLLFRNADKGLPLLGLISSKKPLLPKTSSITNDKNSLPQAHLHNHNSQQLLVFPQNFKDEATYKQLFPVDNKQVINYSGNNSALTFDQLKHATIPHRIHLFNSFSKSKQCSQSMQSLDLTISENFIFDADFKSMVEILQQQLKTDDAFKHLDGFFQGKLPTMLEKNTIGKHFYKFAGTSVWLKEYGVHLMVSRVLFSRRGLKWNPQISLLYAQVYDVNWQELINVELVVPVMDTDGVTRINQNLKFPRFLPIPYYFDYHYTKRRWYGPEDTRIMLIENEMQKEEPVIIFNAHQRNIHNYTVVDEDKSMQINFEFHRAMFIGWPFRYQLGKVNTDGISDSRFDNVKFTRVKELRIAKKNRKGVEKNWTPFIIPKDRDPKFPGDKYIYLIYQWDNLEVLKCELQFFQNSEDESKCQFVYKAKKSKKQGKVGPIRGGTEMIPYGSIDPTYKDKNVWIGFLRAHIKHCGCGRSMYRPNFYIFTKSETSDEFQVQYLSSSISFSIPVSGWRKHEVQCAARDPNVLIPNGISSWEYDPVTKQDVLGLTLSVADENNSILYIYGLKGMVKDLLNQQELAQVATGGVDGVDGNNELLMKCVLDASIEFCKAYGDEQTKLGVTEEVLKKLEEEKKKLEEEKKNAVEENKKLEEGVKKQEEAKQ; from the coding sequence ATGGTAAAACTGGGTATACGATGGTTTAGATCGATTCTGCGTCGATTTTTGATCATCGTGGTGATCGTCCTACTTGCTATATTCCCCATCCACTTGTTATTTCGAAATGCTGACAAGGGTCTTCCTCTTCTAGGATTGATATCATCAAAGAAACCGTTGTTGCCTAAAACCTCCTCCATCACCAACGATAAAAATTCTTTACCACAAGCTCATCTACATAATCACAATTCGCAACAATTACTAGTATTTCcccaaaatttcaaagatgaagCTACTTATAAACAGTTATTTCCTGTTGACAATAAGCAAGTGATTAATTATTCAGGTAACAACTCTGCATTaacttttgatcaattaaaACATGCAACAATACCCCACAGGATccatttattcaattcattttctAAATCCAAACAATGTTCACAATCGATGCAATCTTTGGATTTAACAATTagtgaaaatttcatattCGATGCTGATTTTAAAAGTatggttgaaattttgcaacaacagtTGAAAACAGATGATGCATTTAAACATTTGGATGGATTTTTTCAGGGGAAATTACCAACAATGTTGGAGAAAAACACCATTGGCAAACATTTCTATAAATTTGCCGGTACTTCCGTATGGTTAAAAGAATACGGTGTCCATTTGATGGTTTCACGGGTATTGTTTTCTCGAAGAGGATTGAAATGGAATCCACAAATTTCATTGCTTTATGCTCAAGTTTATGATGTTAATTGGCAAGAACTaatcaatgttgaattggttgtaCCAGTAATGGATACTGATGGAGTTACGAGgataaatcaaaatttgaaattcccTCGTTTTTTACCTATTCCATATTATTTTGATTATCATTATACCAAGCGTAGATGGTATGGGCCTGAAGATACAAGGATtatgttgattgaaaacGAAATGCAAAAGGAAGAGCCAGTTATTATATTCAATGCACATCAAAGAAATATTCACAATTATACTGtcgttgatgaagataaatCAATGCAAATCAATTTCGAATTCCATCGAGCCATGTTTATTGGATGGCCTTTCAGATATCAATTGGGTAAAGTAAATACTGATGGGATATCTGATTCGCGATTTGATAATGTTAAGTTCACTCGGGTTAAAGAACTTAGGATTGCGAAAAAGAATAGAAAAGGAGTTGAGAAAAATTGGACTCCATTCATTATTCCTAAAGATAGAGATCCTAAATTCCCCGGTGACAAATATATCTACctaatttatcaatgggACAACTTAgaagttttgaaatgtgAACtacaatttttccaaaacagTGAAGATGAAAGTAAATGCCAATTTGTTTACAAGGCTAAGAAACTGAAGAAGCAAGGGAAAGTCGGTCCCATTCGAGGTGGAACGGAAATGATTCCCTATGGATCAATAGATCCAACTTACAAGGATAAAAATGTATGGATTGGATTTCTTCGTGCTCACATCAAACATTGTGGATGTGGTAGATCAATGTATCGACCCAATTTCTACATTTTCACCAAACTGGAAACTAGTGATGAATTCCAAGTACAATACTTATCATCCTCTATTTCATTCAGTATCCCCGTTAGTGGATGGAGAAAACATGAAGTACAATGTGCCGCTAGAGATCCTAATGTCTTGATCCCTAATGGTATTTCATCATGGGAATACGATCCAGTTACTAAACAAGATGTGCTCGGGTTGACCCTAAGTGTAGCTGATGAAAATAATAGTATATTGTACATTTACGGATTAAAGGGTATGGTGAAGGACTTGTTAAACCAGCAAGAATTGGCGCAAGTGGCAActggtggtgttgatggtgttgatggTAATAATGAGCTTTTAATGAAGTGTGTTCTTGATGCAAGTATTGAGTTTTGTAAAGCTTATGGTGATGAACAAACTAAATTGGGTGTGACTGAAGAAgtattgaagaagttggaagaagagaagaagaagttagaggaagaaaagaagaatgcTGTGGAAGAGAATAAGAAGTTGGAAGAAGGCGTcaagaaacaagaagaagctAAGCAATAA
- a CDS encoding Rtt10 protein (S. cerevisiae homolog RTT10 localizes to cytoplasm), which yields MFNKELTSISNESTVQLSPLCHYGPVTFIKLHQQYIFVGYGPILFIYQVNSTTNIVELIFQRQVFKRNKIHHMSVNPTALKIIVSGGRSFTILPFDILHGEKECTFKEQGINEWIITSEILDDGTILLLNSYNVVYRIHQGELNQRENVAEKIHCGEKSILYSGSINVLGGNKIYIAAGTVMNGVIIWDLYNRSILHSLNDHEGSIFGVKIDSSGKHIISCSDDRSIKLYDFDRERVIATGWGHGSRIWNLEFANTSNEGDAMQIMSIGEDCTLRIWKYDSSSELLQPVKVIENCHRGKHVWSGDIDALDLQLCCTGGADGRVRLHDLHQQNQVTNKLTMSDFENQLGSSVSFGKKDCVRDYFELINLNKLVCLTSNGYILEYDYASKSCKVISYDDKLAGFGIVDGFNDLNLVAVADRNGNLVTIQYHGDDHDISRIGSDEESMKITNLLTSSMDGRHFVLIESPNVNIPFKLHELKAKHDDVEIVHTWNIPKPEANFPITAMTIDISNNWIIFASKRVSLYLVDLNDFSRHLMLKKVAAGDTVSSVSVLNSQLGVSNLLVLARDGMYLIVTITQQNSNFKFDIIHENKLTRGFVEGGFFHNSDLILYGFKSSYFYIWNETKQIEIMNEYCGGNGHRHFKLYRKSPSDFSFIYSFKNDIYMCHYKGRFINDNNDDNSQAEVNFGVVHSGTHGREIRDIAIQNGQTLLDGSRLLISSAEDSTIGLSKLLPNGEIHNYWNMTNHISGMQSVGFLNCDYAFSSAANEEFIIWKLNWLNQPTKTSIPTMRELARLESNQDVPDLRVMDYDAVEFYEHIFVVTVFSNSMIKLWKLQKDKGTEFNLVHEWNYSSCCILHCQFFKLSREGEEQNFLLIATTDGNITIYDISIPQSPVQRCQSRLHQSGVKAICLIPNDSGIYLLTGGDDNALVVSLLTPSANDNSSVYLHVIKHEPDAASATITSISHVHNNLVAVVSVDQMIRLWSFTNDDLVCQEARYTTVADTGCCSATTIGGKHVIVVGGAGLSTWEINTSQY from the coding sequence ATGTTCAATAAAGAGCTAACCCTGATAAGCAACGAATCTACCGTTCAACTTTCGCCACTTTGTCATTATGGACCAGTAACCTTTATCAAACTACACCAACAATACATATTTGTTGGCTATGGACCAATTCTATTCATTTACCAGGTGAACAGCACCACTAACATagttgaattgattttccAACGTCAAGTATTCAAGAGGAATAAAATACATCACATGTCGGTAAACCCAACTGCATTAAAGATCATAGTTAGTGGTGGTCGATCATTCACTATTTTACCATTTGATATATTACATGGCGAAAAGGAATGTACATTTAAAGAACAAGGGATTAATGAATGGATCATTACTTCGGAGATATTAGATGATGGCACCATACTCCTACTCAATTCATACAACGTAGTCTACAGAATCCACCAAGGTGAACTTAATCAGCGAGAAAATGTTGCTGAAAAGATTCATTGTGGTGAGAAATCAATCTTGTATAGTGGATCAATCAATGTACTTGGGGGCAACAAGATCTATATTGCCGCAGGTACAGTTATGAATGGAGTTATTATTTGGGATTTGTACAATCGGTCAATATTGCACAGTTTGAATGATCATGAAGGTTCGATTTTCGGTGTCAAGATTGATTCGAGTGGGAAGCATATCATTTCATGTTCTGATGATCGTAGTATCAAGCTTTATGATTTTGATCGGGAAAGAGTGATTGCAACTGGATGGGGTCATGGATCAAGAATATGGAATTTAGAATTTGCCAACACTAGTAACGAAGGTGATGCTATGCAGATTATGAGTATTGGTGAAGATTGTACATTACGAATTTGGAAGTACGATAGCTCTTCGGAATTATTACAACCGGTTAAagtgattgaaaattgtcatCGTGGTAAACATGTCTGGTCAGGTGATATAGATGCCCTAGATTTGCAACTTTGTTGTACTGGTGGTGCTGATGGAAGAGTAAGATTACATGACTTACACCAGCAAAATCAAGTAACCAATAAATTAACCATGTCCGACTTTGAAAACCAATTGGGGTCTAGTGTGTCATTTGGTAAAAAGGACTGTGTTCGAgattattttgaattgattaatttgaataaattggtATGCTTGACTTCAAATGGGTACATTCTCGAATATGACTATGCATCGAAAAGTTGCAAAGTGATTAGTTATGATGATAAACTTGCGGGATTCGGTATTGTTGATGGgtttaatgatttgaatttggttgCGGTTGCTGATCGTAATGGGAACTTGGTGACTATTCAGTATCATGGAGATGATCACGATATCTCACGAATCGGGTCCGATGAAGAGTCAATGAAGATTACAAATTTACTAACAAGCTCAATGGACGGGAGACACTTTGTGTTAATTGAGTCACCCAACGTAAATATCCCATTCAAATTACATGAACTAAAAGCAAAGcatgatgatgttgagaTTGTACATACTTGGAATATTCCCAAACCTGAGGCTAATTTCCCTATTACGGCAATGACAATCGACATAAGCAACAACTGGATTATCTTTGCATCAAAGCGAGTTTCGTTATATCTTGTTGACCTTAATGATTTCTCACGacatttgatgttgaaaaaagttGCCGCAGGTGATACTGTAAGTTCAGTATCAGTCCTAAATTCACAACTAGGtgtttcaaacttgttgGTCCTAGCAAGAGATGGGATGTATTTAATTGTCACCAttactcaacaaaactcaaatttcaagtttgataTAATCCATGAAAATAAGTTAACGCGtggttttgttgaaggCGGATTTTTCCATAATCTGGACCTAATCCTCTATGGGTTCAAATCTTCATATTTTTACATTTGGAATGAAAcgaaacaaattgaaattatgAATGAATATTGTGGTGGAAATGGCCATCGACATTTTAAACTCTATCGCAAAAGTCCTTCAGATTTCAGTTTTATTTATCTGTTTAAAAATGACATTTACATGTGTCACTACAAAGGCCGTTTCATTAATGATAACAACGACGACAATAGCCAAGCTGAAGTTAATTTTGGCGTAGTGCACAGCGGAACTCATGGCCGTGAAATTAGAGACATTGCAATTCAAAATGGACAAACGTTGCTCGATGGATCAAGACTATTAATCAGCTCAGCGGAAGATTCAACCATTGGATTACTGAAATTATTACCTAATGGAGAAATTCACAATTATTGGAACATGACAAACCACATATCGGGCATGCAATCAGTTGGATTTCTCAATTGTGATTATGCATTTAGCTCAGCTGCTAATGAGGAGTTTATTATATGGAAAttaaattggttgaatcaaccaacaaaaaCGTCCATACCGACTATGCGAGAGTTGGCTAGATTGGAATCGAATCAAGATGTACCTGACTTACGAGTCATGGATTATGATGCGGTGGAGTTTTATGAGCACATATTTGTCGTTACTGTATTCTCCAACTCAATGATCAAATTATGGAAACTCCAAAAAGATAAAGGAACGGAGTTTAATTTGGTACACGAATGGAATTACTCATCTTGTTGTATTTTACATtgtcaattcttcaaattaTCGAGAGAGGGCGAAGAGCagaatttcttgttgattgcCACTACTGATGGAAACATTACCATTTACGATATCTCGATCCCGCAATCACCAGTACAACGATGCCAACTGAGACTTCATCAAAGTGGGGTCAAAgcaatttgtttgattcCTAATGATAGTGGAATTTATCTCCTCACGGGTGGCGACGATAATGCTCTTGTGGTTTCATTATTGACTCCTTCAGCAAACGACAATTCCTCCGTGTATTTACATGTCATCAAACACGAACCTGATGCTGCATCGGCTACAATCACCTCAATCTCACATGTACACAATAACTTGGTTGCTGTTGTGTCAGTTGATCAAATGATTAGGTTATGGTCATTcaccaatgatgatttggtttGTCAAGAGGCTAGATATACTACAGTTGCAGACACTGGATGCTGTAGTGCGACTACAATTGGTGGTAAACATGTGAtagttgttggtggtgctggATTAAGCACATGGGAAATAAACACTTcacaatattga
- a CDS encoding Ils1 isoleucyl-tRNA synthetase (target of drugs including the cyclic beta-amino acid icofungipen/PLD-118/BAY-10-8888 and mupirocin) — MSEQTCDTLPQGAFSFPREENEVTKQWEEINAFHRSLELTEDLPPFAFFDGPPFATGTPHYGHILASTVKDIIPRYATMNGYHVERRFGWDTHGLPVEHEIDKKLGITSKEDVYAMGIDKYNAECRSIVMRYADEWRRTIKKLGRWIDMDNDYKTLYPEFMESVWWAFKQLFDKDAVYRGLRVMPYSTACTTPLSNFEAQQNYKEVNDPAITIAFPLVDDPDTVLVAWTTTPWTLPANIALAVNPDFTYVKIYDENAKKHYILLEALIGTLYKKPAQAKYKVVEKISGKDLVGLKYVPLFDYFYDTFKDYGFKVIPGSYVTDDSGTGIVHQSPSYGEEDFNCATAAGVINEKRPPPNVVDDTGKMTADAKLVSGMYFKDADKVIIKKLVEEGRILVNSQAKHSYPFCWRSDTPLMYRTVPAWFVRVGEIIPDMLKNIEKTSWVPSNVKEKRFSNWIANARDWNVSRNRYWGTPIPIWVSDDFEEIVCVGSIDELKELSGRDDITDIHRESIDSITIPSKKGKGQLKRIEEVFDCWFESGSMPYASKHYPFENKQKFLDAFPANFISEGLDQTRGWFYTLTVLGTHLFNTAPYENVIVTGIVLAADGKKMSKRLKNYPDPTLVLDKYGADALRLYLINSPVLRAETLKFKEEGVREIVSSVLLPWYNSYKFFKDSADLFKKNTGETFVYDANLKSTNIMDRWLLASIQSLIQFIHEEMRGYRLYTVVPRLLAFIDDLTNWYIRFNRRRIKGYSADDVEDTKKGLNTLAEALLIISRAMAPFTPYLADGIYQRVKEYFTEETLNGIVVNPKHKDLRSVHFLHYPQVRQELFDKQIEVAVGRMQKVIDLARNIREKKMISLKTPLQELVIINSDPEFRKDVGSLKGYISDELNVRDIIITDDESKYSVEYSLAADWPVLGKKLKKDAKRVKAALPNVLSDDVKQFASTGKITVDGIDLVAEDLQVLKGLSESKISHGQEFRSYQDLLIILDINIHPELESEGLARELLNRIQRLRKKAGLNSTDDVLVKYKLIKDNCSFETVIDQNKDLIIKTTKYPVEPVGEDASAEVVIVDEEQQINDTVFNLQLLKL, encoded by the coding sequence ATGAGTGAACAAACTTGTGATACTTTACCGCAAGGTGCTTTTAGTTTCCCCAGAGAGGAGAACGAAGTTACCAAACAATGGGAGGAGATTAACGCATTTCATAGGTCCTTAGAATTGACTGAAGATTTACCACCATTCGCCTTTTTTGATGGTCCGCCATTTGCCACCGGTACTCCCCACTATGGTCACATCTTGGCCTCTACCGTCAAGGATATCATTCCTCGTTATGCAACTATGAATGGTTATCATGTCGAAAGAAGATTTGGTTGGGATACTCATGGTTTACCAGTAGaacatgaaattgataaaaaatTGGGTATTACTTCGAAGGAAGACGTATATGCCATGGGTATTGACAAGTATAATGCTGAGTGTAGATCAATTGTTATGAGGTATGCTGATGAATGGAGAAGAActatcaaaaaattgggtAGATGGATTGATATGGATAACGATTACAAGACCTTATACCCAGAATTTATGGAATCTGTATGGTGGGCATTCAAACAATTATTTGACAAAGATGCTGTCTATAGAGGTTTGAGAGTCATGCCTTATTCAACTGCATGTACTACTCcattatccaattttgaagctCAACAAAACTATAAAGAGGTTAATGATCCTGCTATTACCATTGCATTCCCATTAGTAGATGATCCTGATACAGTCTTGGTAGCATGGACCACTACTCCATGGACATTACCTGCCAACATTGCTTTAGCCGTTAATCCAGACTTTACCTATGTCAAGATTTACGACGAGAACGCCAAGAAACACTACATATTATTGGAAGCATTGATTGGAACCTTGTACAAAAAGCCTGCTCAAGCTAAAtacaaagttgttgaaaagatttcCGGTAAGGATTTAGTCGGATTGAAATATGTTCCATTGTTTGATTACTTTTATGACACATTCAAAGACTACGGATTTAAAGTTATTCCTGGATCTTATGTTACCGACGATTCTGGTACCGGTATTGTCCATCAATCTCCATCTTATGGTGAGGAGGATTTCAACTGTGCTACTGCTGCTGGAGTCATTAATGAAAAGAgaccaccaccaaatgtCGTTGATGATACTGGTAAAATGACCGCTGATGCCAAATTAGTTTCAGGAatgtatttcaaagatgCCGATAAAGTTATTATTAAGAAATtagttgaagaaggaagaaTATTGGTTAACTCTCAAGCTAAACACTCGTATCCATTCTGTTGGAGATCAGATACCCCATTAATGTACAGAACAGTTCCTGCATGGTTTGTCAGAGTTGGAGAAATCATTCCTGAtatgttgaagaatattgaaaagacTCTGTGGGTGCCATCAAATGTTAAAGAGAAACGTTTCTCCAATTGGATTGCCAATGCTAGAGATTGGAATGTTTCTAGAAATAGATATTGGGGTacaccaattccaatttggGTCagtgatgattttgaagaaatagTTTGTGTGGGATCtattgatgagttgaagGAATTATCCGGTAGAGATGATATTACTGACATTCACCGTGAAAGTATCGATTCAATTACCATTCCATCTAAGAAGGGTAAAGGTCAATTGAAGAGAATCGAAGAAGTGTTTGattgttggtttgaatCTGGATCTATGCCTTACGCTTCAAAACATTATCCATTTGagaacaaacaaaaattccTTGATGCGTTCCCAGCAAATTTCATTTCAGAAGGGTTGGATCAAACTAGAGGTTGGTTTTATACATTAACGGTATTGGGAACTCATTTGTTCAATACTGCGCCTTATGAAAATGTTATCGTTACTGGTATTGTTTTAGCTGCTGATGGTAAAAAGATGTCGAAACGTTTAAAGAACTATCCTGATCCAACATTGGTTTTGGATAAATATGGTGCTGATGCATTAAGATTGTACTTGATCAACTCACCAGTATTGAGAGCtgaaactttgaaattcaaagagGAAGGTGTCAGGGAAATCGTTTCAAGTGTTTTGTTGCCATGGTATAATTCatacaaatttttcaaagatagTGCtgatttattcaaaaagaatactGGCGAAACTTTTGTCTACGAtgcaaatttgaaatcaaccAACATTATGGATAGATGGTTATTAGCCTCCATTCAATCAttgatccaattcattcatGAAGAAATGAGAGGCTATAGATTATACACAGTTGTTCCTAGATTATTGGcattcattgatgatttgacCAACTGGTACATTAGATTCAACCGTCGTAGAATCAAAGGTTATTCCgctgatgatgttgaagatacCAAGAAGGGACTCAATACATTGGCTGAAGCTTTATTGATTATATCAAGAGCTATGGCTCCATTCACTCCATATTTGGCAGATGGTATTTACCAAAGAGTTAAGGAATACTTTACTGAAGAAACCTTGAATGGAATTGTTGTTAACCCTAAGCACAAGGATTTGCGTTCGGTACATTTCTTGCATTATCCACAAGTACGTCAAgaattatttgataaacaaattgagGTTGCCGTCGGTAGAATGCAAAAAGTTATTGATTTAGCCAGAAACATTCgtgaaaagaagatgatttcGTTAAAAACTCCATTACAAGAATTGGTTATCATCAATTCTGATCCTGAATTCCGTAAAGATGTTGGATCATTGAAAGGATACATTagtgatgaattgaatgttCGTGATATTATCATAACTGACGATGAATCGAAATATTCCGTCGAATACTCCCTTGCTGCAGATTGGCCAGTCTTGGgtaaaaaattgaaaaaagatgCCAAGAGAGTTAAAGCTGCGTTGCCTAATGTATTATCTGATGATGTTAAACAATTTGCTTCTACGGGTAAGATTACCGttgatggaattgattTAGTCGCCGAGGATTTGCAGGTCTTGAAGGGATTGTCAGAATCGAAAATATCTCATGGACAAGAATTTAGATCTTACCAAGACTTGTTAATCATTTTGGATATAAACATTCATCCTGAATTGGAAAGTGAAGGGTTAGCTAGAGAACTTTTGAACAGAATCCAAAGATTGAGAAAAAAGGCAGGATTGAATTCGACTGATGATGTTTTGGTTAAATATAAATTAATTAAGGATAATTGTTCATTTGAAACTGTTATTGACCAAAATAAAGATTTGATTATCAAGACTACAAAGTACCCCGTTGAACCAGTTGGAGAAGATGCCAGTGCTgaagttgttattgttgatgaagaacaacaaattaATGATACTGTTTTCAActtgcaattgttgaaattataG